The Fulvia fulva chromosome 1, complete sequence region CCCTAGCCCTGAAGAGCCCGTGAGGCCGCCGAGACCACCAATTGATCCTGTCCCCAGACTTCCAGTTCCAGTCCCGGTTGTTCCACTGCTGCTTGAGAGCCCAGTACTAGGCCCTCCAGAGGAGCCGAGACTGGTTGGGGGGGAGCCGCTGGACAGGGAGGGAAGGGAGAGGCCACTGCCGAGTTGGCGCTTTTCATTCTCGATTGGAGCGGCGGAGACGGAGATGGCGAGGGAGAGGAGGAGGGAGGGGGTGGTGATGGCGAGCTTCATGGTGCGGATTGGTTTAGGGATAAGGTGGGTGGGGGAGTGGGCAAGGGTGTGAAAGAGTGTGGTGAGCCGGTCGATGGCTTGAACGAATGTGGTTAGGAACGAGAGACTGGGCGGATGATGCTGATGGAGGATGGAGAAggggaggaggaggaggaggtgTTGAGGTTGGCTTTATACTCTTTCCGCCCGAGCAGTCACGATAGGGAAGTGTTGTGCTGGACGAGATATATGATTGTTCGATCAAGGACATTTCAACCATATGTTTGGAGCTCATTAGGAGCTTGAGGTACGATTTCGGGGTCTGGCAACTCTCCATGGGTCACATCGTAAACGGCAGATTCATGTTCAGGCGAAAACAGATGAGCATCGCGTCAGCAACGAATGATCTTCCAACAGCGGCTCTCTAGACCGAGGAGGTGTAGCCGAAGCAGACAGCTGCAGCAGACCGTAATACGGGATCCATTTCTGACTCCATGATCTTGAGATCCTAGTACGCATCATATCGATAGCGGTGATGATCATCCGGAATTGTGGTGTGCCGTGGGCACAGAGCGCTCAACATGAAACCAAGCCGATGGCCGGACCGCGGAGAGGACCTGCTGTAGCGCTTTTTCGAGATAGCAAATAGGATAGTTTGAACAATGTCCATAAGGGGAAATTATACGCCAGTTCGCTTGGAAGATTTTGGTTGGAGAGGCGTAAATATGGCGGTCTGCATTGATCGCGGCATGGCATCGAGCTGGACAAGCAGTGAAAGATGATGGAATACCTCGCTCATCCCTTCATCTTGCACTTGACGATGATGCCTCAAGAGATACTGTCATGTCTCATGCAATGTATATCATGCCAGCCAGTACTGCAGACCCGGCGCCTCGCTATGCTATGCAATGCAATGCAATAGAACTATTTTTACATTCAACCACTGCTTTCCTTTCTCACAACTTAGCTTCCTCCGTTGGCTTCTCGCCAATCACATCCAGGAAAGCGGTGTGCACATGCTCCGTCAAGTCTGCCGCTTGCAGACTTCGTCCCTTCTGCTTGTACGCCAGTCTCGAGCACTCCCTCGTAATAGCAGATCCGCCATACGCCACATATGTGAGGAGCTCATCCGGCTTCATGTCACCTTCGTGGTCCCAGATCTTATCCAGGTATGCCTGTCGGTAGGCCAGCAGAGTTGCAAGAGATCCGGTCAGAGTGTCACCTTGGCCACCAGATCTCTTCAGACCTCCCTCGCCATCTGAGATGAGAGTCTGTTTGCCGTTCGAGATGAAATCCTTGGCACCCTTTTGGATGATTGTGACGCCGCCGAATGCATTCGCCAGCTTCTCGCACAACTTCTCCGGATCCTCCTTCGATACATCGATATCCTTGCTCTTCGCCAGTCGACCAAACTCCACAACGTTGGGGGTGAGGATGCACTCCTTGTAGCCCTGC contains the following coding sequences:
- a CDS encoding ATP-dependent (S)-NAD(P)H-hydrate dehydratase encodes the protein MATTMSRTEVLSKVYKMVPPMLEKFHKGQLGRVAVIGGSEDYTGAPYFSAMASAKLGADMSHVICEPGAGAVIKTYSPNLMVHPYMRQQKNLAQGETIDSISDNVVAMLDRLHVVVIGPGLGRDPAMQETCARVITEAKKRNISFVLDADGLYLAQTRPDLVQGYKECILTPNVVEFGRLAKSKDIDVSKEDPEKLCEKLANAFGGVTIIQKGAKDFISNGKQTLISDGEGGLKRSGGQGDTLTGSLATLLAYRQAYLDKIWDHEGDMKPDELLTYVAYGGSAITRECSRLAYKQKGRSLQAADLTEHVHTAFLDVIGEKPTEEAKL